The following nucleotide sequence is from Deltaproteobacteria bacterium.
CAGGACTAGTGCCTTAGTGCGTTCAGGATATGCGAGGTGGAACGCGAGCGACATATAACCACCGAGTGAGTGTCCAGCAATCACTGCCTGTTTTTCTCCACAGGTGTCGAGCAACGCTGCCATATCGCCAACGACCAGTGCTTCTGAATAGTGGCTTTGGTCGGTCGGATAATCACTCCGTCCGTGACCACGCATATCCCACAGAATCCACTTGTGGCACGCCGACAAGACGGACATGTTGGCATTCCACATCTCTGCCGTGGCACTGAACCCGTGCGTAAGCAGCACTGCAGGACCTAAGCCATGCACCTCATAGTAAATGTTGACACCATCCCGATTCAGTGTTGGCATTGAAAGCCCCTCCCTTGAGAAACGAAGTTGTTGCGCGAACCATGCACGCCGGTGTGTTGTACCAGAATTACTGAAGCCTGCCGAGGGTGTGAAAAAGCCTCATTATTTGCGGCATGGCACATCATCATACCAGTGAAAGCTGGTATCCAGGCAAAATAACCACAGGCCAATGATTGAGCCTCCTGGATTCCCGCCTTCGCGGGAATGACGTCTACGAGCTATCCTGCATGGTCCTTTCATCTGAATATTCGCTATCCTCAATTGGCTTTTTCACTACCCTGTGCTTAGTTCTCCCAGAATCTTTTGCCACAGACATGGAGGGGAAATCACTCGTGAACTATGTGACGTTATCGCTTTTCGCCTTGGTGTGTTACAGCTTGGTCGCGCCACTGATTAAACTCGCAACTCAACAAGGCGCTCCACCTCAACTTGCAGTCGTGATCACCAACACCATTCTTGTCATCACCTCTCTCGTGGTGAGTTGGGGCCGTGGGTTACCTCTTGCCATCGAGATGCCAACGCGAACATTGGGGATGTTGCTTGTGGCGGGTGTCCTGCTCGGGTTGTCTGTCACTGCGTATTACCTGGCACTGAGTCGTGGACCAATCTCGGTTGTCGTGCCGATTTTTGGCTTATTTATTGTGAGTTCCAGCATCGCGGGTGTCGTCATTTTTGGTGAGGCGCTGACGACCTCGCGCCTTCTCGGCATTCTCTGCGCCATAGCCGCGATCTACTTGGTTTCGCGATAAGGAATAAGAGGAATGAAATATGGCAGACCTCGATGATCTGAAAGCAACCTTTGAACAGGCAGTAGCAACGTTTAATGCTGGTGACCTCGATACCTGGGCGAAGTTTAATCACGACGGTATCGTCTTTTTCTCACCAGCGTCACCGTTTGCGGTTGATGGAAAAGACGGCGTGCTGCAAGCCATGCGCGCGCTGCTTGCTAGTTGTGACAGCATCGCCTGGAAGATTATTAACCCACAGTTTCGTGTGATCGAGAACACTGGTGTTTCGTGGGGACATTATTCATTCACCATCAAACCGAAAGATGGACCGGTGCGGACCGAATTTGCCCGTTTTCTTCTGACGTGGGTGAAGAGCGGGGGACAATGGCGTATCGTTGGCGAACACAACTCGCGGATACCTTCGGGGACCTGAGAGCACAGTTCCCCCACTCCAGGAGTATAGTATGAACGCAACACAATTTGTTTCCCACTCGGCAAAAGACGCAAATCCCGTTCCTCAAGTCATCACGGCTCGAAGTCTCGCCCCCGAGATTAAAGCCAGAGCTGAAGAGATTGAAACAGGCAGACGTTTGCCAGCAGACCTGGCGCAGAAATTCGCTGAGGCAGGGTTGTTTCGTATCGCTTTGCCAAAGGCTTTCAATGGTGACGAACTTCATCCCGCCGACATTGTTCGCGTTATTGAAGAAGTGTCACACGCCGATGGCTCAGCCGGCTGGTGTGTGATGATTGGTGGTACGACCGCGACCCTTGCGGCGTTTCTTCCCGACCGTTGGGCGCACGAACTGTACGGAACCAATACCAACATTATCACTGGTGGTTCTACCCCGCCGACAGGTAAGGCAGTTCCAGTTGCCGGTGGACACAAAGTGACTGGCCGTTGGCAATGGGGCAGTGGCACGCAGAATTGCCAATGGATTTGGGGAAGTACGCTCATCATGGAAGGCGATAAACCACGTAAGGCTAAGACTGGTGAACCGGAAATCCATTTAATGGTCTTCGCTGCAGATCAAGTCGAAATTCTCGACACCTGGAATACCAGCGGCCTACGTGGCACTGGTAGTCATGACTTCCAAGTGAAAGATGCCTTTGTTCCTGACGGACGTTCCATCCTCCTTGGGGGAACACCACCAGTGATTAAGACACCGTTGTA
It contains:
- a CDS encoding multidrug transporter; the encoded protein is MVLSSEYSLSSIGFFTTLCLVLPESFATDMEGKSLVNYVTLSLFALVCYSLVAPLIKLATQQGAPPQLAVVITNTILVITSLVVSWGRGLPLAIEMPTRTLGMLLVAGVLLGLSVTAYYLALSRGPISVVVPIFGLFIVSSSIAGVVIFGEALTTSRLLGILCAIAAIYLVSR
- a CDS encoding nuclear transport factor 2 family protein, which encodes MADLDDLKATFEQAVATFNAGDLDTWAKFNHDGIVFFSPASPFAVDGKDGVLQAMRALLASCDSIAWKIINPQFRVIENTGVSWGHYSFTIKPKDGPVRTEFARFLLTWVKSGGQWRIVGEHNSRIPSGT